In Gemmatimonas aurantiaca, the genomic stretch TTCGGCCTGCTCTTCCGCTCGCGTCTCACCTTCCAGCTCGTCATCCCGAATGCCGTGGCGTTCTACATCGCCTACGGCATTCTCGCGCCCCGTTTTCTCGCCACACGGCGCTTTGGCGCGTTTCTGGCGGGTGGTATGCTGGGGGCCCTGACGGCGTCCGCGGTGAGTCTGATCGGCATTCCCGCGCGGATCATCGACGCATCGTCGATACACATCTCCGCCCTTCGCGCGATGCCCTTCCTCATCGCAACCGGTGGACTCGCCACCATTCACATGACCATTGCCACCATCATGCGTGGCTTCGTGGGATGGTATGACGATTTCGCCGAAAAAGACGCCCTCCGTCGTCGCACGACCGAAGTGGAAGTCGCGCTGACCCGGGCCACCCTCGATCCGCATTTCCTCTTCAACACGCTCAACAACATCGACACCCTCATCGGCCGGGCGCCCGAGACGGCTTCGATCTATCTGACCCGGTTGTCCGAACTGCTGCGTTTCGTGTTGTACGACTCCCGTGCGGATCTCGTGCCGCTCGATGCCGAACTGACGTTCCTCGACAAGTACATCGCGTTGCAGCAGTTGCGCCTGCGCAATCCGGACACCGTGACGTACGCCGTGCGCGGCAACCGGAAGGGCAGTCTCATTGCCCCCATGCTGCTGGTGCCGTTCGTCGAGAACGCCTTCAAACACGCGTCGGGCCAGCGCACCCCGGGCTCCATCGTGGTGGACATCGCGATCGACAGCGACGCGCTCACGTTCACCTGCGCGAATCGCTACGACCCGCAACGTCGTGACGACATCACGGACGCGCGCCCGGCCCTCATCGGCGGGCTGGGGAATGACCTGATCCGTCGCCGTCTCGATCTGCTGTATCCGTCGCGTTACACGCTCCGGAC encodes the following:
- a CDS encoding sensor histidine kinase, whose product is MRLPLLSVLKTRSTSGGKPGAEAPLAPMSRGVVILLHLGYWGMYLLLLALIFALLQAQVRTAPGRAPTDLFGLLFRSRLTFQLVIPNAVAFYIAYGILAPRFLATRRFGAFLAGGMLGALTASAVSLIGIPARIIDASSIHISALRAMPFLIATGGLATIHMTIATIMRGFVGWYDDFAEKDALRRRTTEVEVALTRATLDPHFLFNTLNNIDTLIGRAPETASIYLTRLSELLRFVLYDSRADLVPLDAELTFLDKYIALQQLRLRNPDTVTYAVRGNRKGSLIAPMLLVPFVENAFKHASGQRTPGSIVVDIAIDSDALTFTCANRYDPQRRDDITDARPALIGGLGNDLIRRRLDLLYPSRYTLRTDDRDAVYSVHLSVQLASAPASSSDYALHALSHR